A region of Myxococcus stipitatus DSM 14675 DNA encodes the following proteins:
- a CDS encoding MASE1 domain-containing protein — translation MSLTLGRAGWERAVLLAVSFEALKVISAHFVFPPFSGAILWLPAGMTLAFLLRSPRSMWPTLLFAVFAVEVCSELAMGRPWGLAVTWAVGNLLRTWLGAALMSRWPGGDIRFRRVQDVTGLLFLGAAIGVLPSALLGALGATTWLGLVSFWREGLVWWLSDALGTVLVAPLVLTWWPVGKRSSPPRRRLESYVLLLLVFAVGVLVFQGESPSGSAAVSTTLPYAAFPLVIAAALRLGARGAASASAVMSAVAVEYTRLGRGPFGELTVSVSERVLSVQVFLAVLSLSALTVAAVVSERRRAETAQRVLATVGAVLAESPDGRGALSRVTRLLVPEVAAGAAIWLRDGNGVVERVAAEGWTAEREAGLRGWFPPLPSESRAWEGAEGSGVLVPLRVRGVEVGALAMELGRGARGRKEQVLAEDVARRCSMALENARLLEEARAAIAVREDFISVAAHELRTPLATLTLRVQGLMGLLVLRAGVDRFVMERLESISQQGRRLTRLVENVLDVSLFKTGGPELRREWVDLTALVEEVLERYSAEAARAGSTLRMTASGGRVRGWLDRGRVEQALSNLLANALKFGAGAEVDVALSQVGRRARVVVTDRGIGIPAEARERIFGPFERAVSSHEYGGLGLGLYLTRRIAEAHGGSIQVASTEGAGSSFVLELPVEPGLSLEGADADTLPRAGA, via the coding sequence ATGTCACTCACGCTGGGGCGCGCCGGCTGGGAGCGCGCGGTACTGCTCGCGGTGTCCTTCGAGGCCCTGAAGGTCATCAGCGCCCACTTCGTGTTTCCGCCCTTCAGCGGGGCCATCCTCTGGCTGCCCGCGGGGATGACGCTGGCGTTCCTGCTGCGCTCCCCGCGGAGCATGTGGCCCACGCTGCTGTTCGCCGTGTTCGCGGTGGAGGTGTGTTCCGAGCTGGCCATGGGACGGCCCTGGGGTCTGGCCGTGACGTGGGCGGTGGGCAATCTGCTGCGCACCTGGCTGGGGGCCGCGCTGATGTCGCGCTGGCCGGGGGGAGACATCCGCTTCCGTCGCGTGCAGGACGTCACGGGGCTGCTGTTCCTGGGGGCCGCCATCGGCGTGCTGCCGAGCGCGTTGCTGGGCGCGCTGGGCGCGACGACGTGGCTGGGCCTGGTGTCGTTCTGGCGGGAGGGGTTGGTCTGGTGGCTGAGTGACGCGCTGGGCACGGTGCTGGTGGCGCCGCTGGTGCTGACGTGGTGGCCGGTGGGCAAGCGGTCCTCTCCCCCGAGGCGGCGGCTGGAGTCGTATGTCTTGTTGTTGCTCGTGTTCGCGGTGGGGGTGCTTGTCTTCCAAGGGGAGTCGCCATCGGGCTCCGCGGCGGTGTCCACCACGCTGCCCTATGCGGCGTTTCCATTGGTCATCGCCGCGGCGCTGCGCTTGGGGGCGCGCGGGGCGGCGAGCGCGTCCGCGGTGATGAGCGCGGTGGCGGTGGAGTACACGCGCCTGGGGCGAGGGCCCTTCGGTGAGCTGACGGTGTCGGTGTCCGAGCGGGTGTTGTCCGTGCAGGTGTTCCTCGCGGTGCTCAGCCTGTCCGCGCTGACGGTGGCGGCGGTGGTGTCGGAGCGGCGGCGCGCGGAGACGGCGCAGCGGGTGCTGGCCACGGTGGGTGCGGTGCTGGCCGAGTCGCCGGATGGGCGGGGGGCGTTGTCTCGGGTGACGCGGCTGCTGGTCCCGGAGGTGGCGGCGGGGGCGGCCATCTGGCTGCGCGACGGGAATGGCGTGGTGGAGCGCGTGGCCGCGGAGGGGTGGACGGCCGAGCGCGAGGCGGGGCTGCGCGGGTGGTTTCCTCCGCTGCCGTCGGAGAGTCGGGCGTGGGAGGGCGCGGAGGGCTCGGGGGTGCTGGTGCCGTTGCGGGTGCGCGGGGTGGAGGTGGGCGCGCTGGCGATGGAGCTGGGGCGGGGGGCTCGCGGACGCAAGGAGCAGGTGCTGGCGGAGGATGTGGCGCGGCGGTGCTCGATGGCGCTGGAGAACGCGCGGCTCCTGGAGGAGGCGCGTGCGGCCATCGCGGTTCGCGAGGACTTCATCTCGGTGGCGGCGCATGAGCTGCGCACGCCGCTGGCCACGCTCACGTTGCGAGTGCAGGGCTTGATGGGGTTGTTGGTGCTGCGGGCCGGGGTGGACCGCTTCGTGATGGAGCGATTGGAGTCCATCTCCCAGCAGGGGCGGCGGCTCACGCGGCTGGTGGAGAACGTGCTGGATGTCAGCCTGTTCAAGACCGGGGGGCCGGAGCTGCGGCGCGAGTGGGTGGACCTCACCGCGCTGGTGGAGGAGGTGCTGGAGCGCTACTCGGCGGAGGCGGCGCGCGCTGGCAGCACGCTGCGGATGACGGCGTCGGGTGGGCGGGTGCGCGGGTGGTTGGACCGGGGGCGCGTGGAGCAGGCGCTCTCCAACCTGTTGGCGAACGCGCTCAAGTTCGGCGCGGGAGCGGAGGTGGACGTGGCGCTGAGCCAGGTGGGGCGGCGCGCGCGGGTGGTGGTGACGGACCGGGGCATCGGGATTCCGGCGGAGGCTCGGGAGCGCATCTTCGGCCCCTTCGAGCGCGCGGTCTCCTCGCACGAGTATGGGGGATTGGGGCTGGGGCTGTACCTCACCCGGCGCATCGCGGAGGCGCATGGGGGCTCCATCCAGGTGGCGAGCACGGAAGGGGCGGGGTCTTCCTTCGTGCTGGAGCTTCCGGTGGAGCCGGGGCTGTCGCTCGAGGGGGCGGACGCGGACACGTTGCCTCGGGCTGGCGCTTGA
- a CDS encoding ABC transporter permease has product MRRQVGTVFRKEMRDHLRDKRSLLTVMMLPVLGPLMTLLTLQMVASMMRRDQPVELAVVGREHAPSLMSFLERQGAILEDAPANYEERVRDGALDMVLVVPEDYGRDFSRGHTAEVRLVADSSRRSAIVPVQRARRLLEAYSGQVGSQRLYARGVSPELAMAVRVADADLATPAQSAAQWLNMVPLFLVMVTFAGGLQLASDALAGERERGSLEPLLLNPAPRGVVVLGKWAATVVMSVFATVVTMMGFVLALKRAPLEDLGVTVHPDAAFIGVMLVTVLPLTLAASAAQMWVSTYARSFKEAQLYLNLLMMVPMAPGVVLSLMPMKSELWMFAVPVLGQELLAGEVLRGEMLRPLPFLLASASSVAVAWVALRAVTRLLGDERIVFGRS; this is encoded by the coding sequence ATGAGACGCCAGGTCGGTACGGTCTTTCGCAAGGAGATGCGGGACCATCTGCGGGACAAGCGCTCGCTGCTCACCGTCATGATGCTGCCGGTGCTGGGGCCGCTGATGACGCTCCTGACGCTGCAGATGGTGGCGTCCATGATGCGCAGGGACCAGCCGGTGGAGCTGGCCGTGGTGGGGCGCGAGCATGCGCCCAGCCTCATGTCCTTCCTGGAGCGACAGGGGGCGATTCTCGAGGACGCCCCCGCGAACTACGAGGAGCGCGTCCGCGACGGCGCGCTCGACATGGTGCTGGTGGTGCCGGAGGACTACGGCCGCGACTTCTCCCGGGGACACACGGCGGAGGTGCGTCTGGTGGCGGACAGCTCGCGGCGCTCGGCTATCGTCCCGGTGCAGCGGGCCCGGAGGCTCCTGGAGGCCTACTCGGGGCAGGTGGGGAGTCAGCGGCTGTATGCGCGCGGCGTCTCGCCCGAGCTCGCCATGGCCGTGCGCGTGGCGGACGCGGACCTGGCGACGCCCGCGCAAAGCGCGGCGCAGTGGCTCAACATGGTGCCGCTCTTCCTGGTGATGGTCACCTTCGCCGGGGGACTCCAGCTGGCGAGTGATGCGCTGGCGGGGGAGCGCGAGCGCGGCTCGCTGGAGCCCTTGCTGCTCAACCCCGCGCCCAGGGGCGTGGTGGTGCTGGGCAAGTGGGCGGCCACCGTCGTCATGTCGGTGTTCGCGACGGTGGTGACGATGATGGGCTTCGTCCTGGCCCTGAAGCGCGCGCCGCTGGAGGACCTGGGCGTGACGGTCCACCCGGACGCGGCCTTCATCGGCGTGATGCTCGTCACGGTGCTCCCGCTGACGCTGGCGGCCTCGGCGGCCCAGATGTGGGTGTCCACCTATGCACGCTCCTTCAAGGAGGCTCAGCTCTACCTGAACCTGCTGATGATGGTGCCCATGGCGCCGGGCGTCGTGCTGTCGCTCATGCCGATGAAGTCGGAGCTGTGGATGTTCGCGGTGCCGGTGCTGGGGCAGGAGTTGCTGGCGGGCGAGGTGCTGCGTGGCGAGATGCTCCGGCCGCTGCCCTTCCTCCTCGCCTCGGCGTCCAGCGTCGCGGTGGCGTGGGTGGCCCTGCGCGCCGTGACCCGGCTGCTGGGCGACGAGCGCATCGTCTTCGGCCGGAGCTGA
- a CDS encoding DUF2804 domain-containing protein: MTPEKDALLPLAPESVATTQGEPRFGTYQGELPEVDLPRLLGKWAPARTTRLLKRKRWHYTFTATQEVAALFAVVDLGYSSSAFAVAIDLRERKVLCDVSFLGAPGPMVSLGDKPGAGLNASFRTLGGKLAIRRGEEDERYQVQVDVSRMRTGSLNTFQWNGELLVAGGPPALTVIAPVQGDGLVNVTMKRNGLLSFGSLEVGGKRFRLDGGVGGIDYTQGYLARHTAWRWAFASGRLADGTPIGLNLVEGFNESATEANENALWLGDRLYPLARARFEYDTKNLMAPWRLTTADGALDLRFQPFYVHREERNLRLVISHFAQPVGLFEGTVKVGSKTLQLSNLPGVTEDQDMLW; this comes from the coding sequence ATGACGCCCGAGAAAGATGCCCTCCTTCCCCTGGCGCCGGAGTCCGTGGCCACCACGCAAGGGGAGCCGCGCTTCGGTACCTACCAGGGCGAGCTGCCCGAGGTGGACCTCCCCCGACTGCTGGGGAAGTGGGCCCCGGCCCGGACCACGCGGCTGCTCAAGCGCAAGCGCTGGCACTACACCTTCACCGCCACGCAAGAGGTGGCGGCGCTCTTCGCGGTGGTGGACCTGGGGTACTCGTCCAGCGCCTTCGCCGTGGCCATCGACCTGCGCGAGCGCAAGGTCCTGTGTGACGTGAGCTTCCTGGGCGCTCCGGGCCCCATGGTGTCCCTGGGCGACAAGCCGGGCGCGGGACTCAACGCGTCCTTCCGCACGCTGGGCGGGAAGCTGGCCATCCGCCGGGGCGAGGAGGACGAGCGCTACCAGGTGCAGGTGGACGTCAGCCGCATGCGCACCGGCAGCCTCAACACCTTCCAGTGGAACGGCGAGCTGCTCGTGGCCGGAGGCCCTCCCGCGCTGACGGTGATTGCACCCGTGCAGGGAGACGGGCTCGTCAACGTCACGATGAAGCGCAACGGCCTCTTGTCCTTCGGCAGCCTGGAGGTGGGCGGCAAGCGCTTCCGGCTGGACGGCGGCGTGGGTGGCATCGACTACACGCAGGGCTATCTGGCGCGGCACACGGCCTGGCGCTGGGCCTTCGCCTCCGGACGGCTGGCGGATGGCACGCCCATCGGCTTGAACCTCGTCGAGGGCTTCAACGAGAGCGCGACCGAGGCCAACGAGAACGCGCTCTGGCTGGGAGACCGGCTGTACCCGCTGGCGCGCGCGCGCTTCGAGTACGACACGAAGAACCTGATGGCGCCGTGGAGGCTGACGACGGCGGACGGCGCGTTGGACCTGCGCTTCCAGCCCTTCTACGTCCACCGCGAGGAGCGCAACCTGCGCCTGGTCATCAGCCACTTCGCGCAGCCGGTGGGCCTCTTCGAGGGCACGGTGAAGGTGGGGAGCAAGACGCTCCAGCTCTCCAACCTGCCCGGCGTCACCGAGGACCAGGACATGCTCTGGTGA
- the mtgA gene encoding monofunctional biosynthetic peptidoglycan transglycosylase: MSTLDGRPEPSAVVAPPRRKAWRFKVLLAGVVLLLGFGVYEYVTLPEATAFERENPKSTALMDKRAEEAREAGKKVRRRQHWVSLGAVSKTAVASVLVSEDAGFYGHEGLDTTEVRRALEEAWEKGKLGRGASTITQQLAKNLWLSTDRSLFRKAKELVLARRLEDALTKKRILTLYLNVIEWGNGVYGIEAGAREHFGVSASQLSIGQGAILAAMLPAPRKRSPSSGSRALWKRAHWIVDQLESVGRISGAEASDARGDIDRLLGRAPAASAEAAEDDGGDDT; this comes from the coding sequence ATGTCGACCCTGGATGGACGTCCCGAGCCGTCTGCCGTCGTGGCGCCGCCGCGCCGCAAGGCGTGGCGTTTCAAGGTGCTGCTCGCGGGCGTGGTGCTGCTGCTGGGCTTCGGTGTGTATGAGTACGTCACGCTGCCGGAGGCGACGGCCTTCGAGCGGGAGAATCCGAAGTCGACGGCGCTGATGGACAAGCGGGCCGAGGAGGCTCGCGAGGCGGGCAAGAAGGTCCGGCGGCGGCAGCACTGGGTTTCGTTGGGGGCGGTCTCGAAGACGGCGGTAGCCTCGGTGTTGGTGTCGGAGGACGCGGGCTTCTACGGGCACGAGGGGCTGGACACGACGGAGGTGCGTCGGGCGCTGGAGGAGGCGTGGGAGAAGGGGAAGCTGGGGCGAGGGGCCTCGACCATCACCCAGCAGCTCGCGAAGAACCTCTGGCTGTCCACGGACCGGAGCTTGTTCCGCAAGGCGAAGGAGTTGGTGCTGGCGCGCAGGTTGGAGGACGCGCTCACGAAGAAGCGCATCCTCACGCTGTACCTCAACGTCATCGAGTGGGGGAACGGCGTCTACGGAATCGAGGCAGGGGCGCGTGAGCACTTCGGGGTGTCCGCGTCGCAGCTCTCCATCGGGCAGGGGGCCATCCTCGCGGCGATGCTGCCGGCGCCTCGGAAGCGCTCACCGTCCTCGGGCTCTCGCGCGCTGTGGAAGCGGGCGCACTGGATTGTGGACCAGCTCGAGTCGGTGGGTCGCATCTCCGGCGCTGAGGCCAGCGACGCGCGCGGAGACATTGACCGGCTCCTGGGCCGTGCTCCCGCCGCCAGCGCGGAGGCTGCCGAGGACGATGGGGGCGATGACACGTAG
- a CDS encoding DUF6986 family protein: protein MKTTLTPSSLSGARESLRRANEELARAYPGESPRRQPVHVVYGGAHLFRAESARKLGDLALAAMKDYAPDSAELAHGLGLPQRGRFAQRVYERVQEKLKREPVEDYRIDFEDGYGHRPDAEEDAHAVAAAKEMARGLELGALPPFTGIRVKSFTEELFERSSRTLDLFVTTLLEHSGGRLPPSFVVTLPKVSLPEQVAALARILEVLEQGHGLTRGALGLELMVETPQALFDREGKMNLQALVSAGEGRCGAVHLGLYDYTAALNVSAHVQSMLHPACDFLRDFVQAALAGTGVQLSDGVTNVMPVPPHRRQGDEPLLPTQLRENSEAVQRVWQLTYRHIRHSLERGWYQGWDLHPAQFPVRYAAVYAFFLEGLDAATRRLKAFMEKAAQATLVGNVFDDAATGQGLLNFFLRGLSCGALTQDEVLATGLTVEELRTRSFSTILESRRSRT, encoded by the coding sequence ATGAAGACCACCCTGACGCCCTCCAGCCTCTCCGGCGCGCGTGAGTCCCTCCGTCGCGCCAACGAGGAGCTCGCCCGTGCGTACCCGGGCGAGTCGCCTCGTCGCCAGCCCGTGCATGTCGTCTATGGCGGGGCCCACCTCTTCCGCGCGGAGTCGGCACGGAAGCTGGGGGACCTGGCGCTCGCGGCGATGAAGGACTACGCGCCGGACTCGGCGGAGCTGGCCCACGGCCTGGGCCTCCCCCAGCGCGGGCGCTTCGCCCAGCGCGTCTATGAGCGGGTGCAGGAGAAGCTCAAGCGCGAGCCGGTGGAGGACTACCGCATCGACTTCGAGGACGGCTACGGCCACCGCCCCGACGCGGAGGAGGACGCCCACGCCGTCGCCGCCGCGAAGGAGATGGCGCGGGGGCTGGAGCTGGGCGCGCTGCCGCCGTTCACCGGCATCCGGGTGAAGTCCTTCACGGAGGAGCTCTTCGAGCGCTCCTCTCGCACGCTGGACCTCTTCGTCACCACGTTGCTGGAGCACAGCGGTGGCAGGTTGCCCCCGTCCTTCGTCGTCACGCTGCCCAAGGTGTCCCTGCCCGAGCAGGTGGCGGCGCTCGCGCGCATCCTGGAGGTGCTGGAGCAGGGGCACGGGCTCACGCGCGGGGCGCTGGGGCTGGAGCTGATGGTGGAGACGCCCCAGGCCCTCTTCGACCGCGAGGGGAAGATGAACCTGCAGGCGCTGGTGTCCGCGGGCGAGGGCCGCTGCGGCGCCGTGCACCTGGGCTTGTATGACTACACCGCCGCGCTGAACGTCAGCGCGCATGTGCAGAGCATGCTGCACCCCGCCTGCGACTTCCTGCGTGACTTCGTGCAGGCGGCGCTCGCGGGCACGGGCGTGCAGTTGTCCGACGGCGTCACCAACGTGATGCCGGTGCCCCCGCATCGCAGGCAAGGCGACGAGCCGCTCCTGCCCACGCAGCTGAGGGAGAACAGCGAGGCGGTGCAGCGAGTGTGGCAGCTCACCTACCGGCACATCCGCCACTCGCTGGAGCGCGGCTGGTATCAGGGCTGGGACCTGCACCCCGCCCAGTTCCCGGTGCGCTACGCGGCCGTCTACGCCTTCTTCCTCGAGGGCCTGGACGCGGCCACCCGCCGGCTCAAGGCCTTCATGGAGAAGGCGGCCCAGGCGACGCTGGTGGGCAACGTGTTCGACGACGCGGCCACGGGCCAGGGACTGCTCAACTTCTTCCTGCGGGGCTTGAGCTGCGGCGCGCTCACCCAGGACGAGGTGCTGGCCACCGGCCTCACCGTGGAGGAGCTGAGGACCCGCTCCTTCAGCACCATCCTCGAGTCACGCCGCTCCCGCACGTAG
- a CDS encoding zinc ribbon domain-containing protein — MSCPHCGQPLPDARATACPVCGREVKSAGFTGIPSAEEAADSARRTAEAAGHAVRTLLEDPRLRERLPGGSLPLLGSGLVASAVLLPILPIIGGGIGLPWSAVMLAGSVLLGAREWSAAGRPVPAPLEKLARMASHPAFLPLFTALAFTFAFLSLGLGLVPLVWLGAAVVLGYVQWRVFQASAASAPELRPSPEATRLKRWVLAGAAVCALSMLFTWGSGMKLWTSLGGYGYQDRQVMEVDRSGRPTGYQSTESQYGWAPNLTRTATFYATSGRSRPGAPLAVLALMSLGLLAAIPRAREAVPSMLPFLLAGAVTVWGLLGLAAKPGPLLFLLGAAAIDVAWFRAHRAASAPESSPPEEQSPSGQA, encoded by the coding sequence ATGTCGTGTCCGCACTGCGGTCAGCCACTTCCCGATGCTCGCGCCACCGCGTGTCCTGTCTGTGGCCGGGAGGTGAAGTCCGCCGGTTTCACGGGCATCCCCTCCGCGGAGGAGGCCGCGGACTCCGCGCGCCGCACCGCCGAGGCCGCGGGCCACGCGGTGCGCACGCTCCTGGAGGACCCTCGGCTGCGAGAGCGCTTGCCGGGGGGCTCGTTGCCGCTGCTGGGCTCGGGCCTGGTCGCCTCGGCCGTGCTCCTGCCGATACTCCCCATCATCGGCGGCGGCATCGGCCTGCCGTGGTCCGCGGTGATGCTCGCGGGCAGCGTGCTGCTGGGGGCTCGAGAGTGGAGCGCCGCGGGCCGCCCCGTCCCCGCGCCGCTGGAGAAGCTGGCGCGGATGGCCTCGCATCCCGCGTTCCTCCCGCTCTTCACGGCGCTGGCCTTCACCTTCGCCTTCCTGTCGCTGGGGCTCGGGCTGGTGCCGCTCGTCTGGCTCGGGGCCGCGGTGGTCCTGGGCTACGTGCAGTGGCGCGTGTTCCAGGCCTCGGCCGCGTCCGCCCCGGAGCTGCGGCCTTCCCCCGAGGCCACGCGGCTGAAGCGCTGGGTGCTCGCGGGCGCGGCGGTGTGCGCGCTGTCCATGCTGTTCACCTGGGGCTCGGGGATGAAGCTGTGGACGTCGCTGGGCGGCTATGGCTACCAGGACCGGCAGGTGATGGAGGTGGACCGCAGCGGCCGGCCCACGGGCTACCAGTCCACGGAGAGCCAGTATGGCTGGGCGCCGAACCTCACCCGGACGGCCACCTTCTACGCGACGTCCGGCCGCAGTCGCCCCGGAGCGCCGCTCGCCGTCCTGGCCCTGATGTCGCTCGGATTGCTGGCCGCGATTCCTCGCGCCCGCGAGGCCGTGCCCTCGATGCTGCCGTTCCTCCTGGCGGGGGCCGTCACCGTGTGGGGACTGCTGGGGCTCGCCGCGAAGCCGGGGCCGCTGCTGTTCCTCCTGGGCGCGGCGGCCATCGACGTGGCCTGGTTCCGTGCCCACCGCGCGGCGAGCGCGCCCGAGTCCTCGCCGCCGGAGGAACAGAGTCCCTCCGGTCAGGCGTGA
- a CDS encoding M1 family metallopeptidase, giving the protein MAHPTEDKNFRLPTTVRPQRYAATLTLDPGAKSFTGQQTVDVELSAPTREIILHAIALQVGEVIFRSGATQLKPSSIRPVEASETVVLGFDAPLPQGRATLEVAWKGPFTDGLRGMYLAGKVVATQFEAADARRVFPCFDEPAFKAKWALSVRVPQGLAVLGNGPVVKEEQDGAWNKVTFQETEVLSSYLVALVVGPLVGTPAQLVGGVPVRTWSLQEKGHLTRFGQDVALAVLPRLQDYFGLPYAFTKVDQVGIPDFEAGAMENAGLITYREVALLLDPATAPLSVQKRVAEVVTHELAHQWFGNWVTMVWWDDLWLNEAFATWMAFKIVDQWRPEWRMWLDFDAHRASALYLDALKSTHPIHGEVRNASEAGESFDAITYEKGGAVLRMIEGFLGEAPFREGIRLYMRKHARANAVKEDLWNALGEAARQPVEELATAWVGQSGFPLVTASVNGHEVTLSQQRFYSEPGVESAEKWPVPMVLRYQDGSGVREQRVLLRDKQAKVTLEGSGAVKWLCANAGSTGFYRVNYDKATLAGLAANLGALEPAERISLLADQWALVRSGRASVADLLDLAARFGDEEDDSVLDELVGRLAYVEGRLVDGEDQARLRAWVERLLGPSLKKLGWQATSSESDAVKLRRAALVRAVGGLARSPDALAEARPRVARMLKGERDALEPNLLDASVAMVARAGDAALFDTFLQKVPGEPDPATQRRYLMALTAFEEPSLTTRAQDLLFSETVKTQDVAGFVSGLLANRTGHDAWWARMRKQWKDVIARTGGAPMLLRRIVEALGMLRTRADLEAVKVLLKDHPVSEAQQATAQTLERLAQDVELLERCGPEVSAWLERQA; this is encoded by the coding sequence ATGGCGCACCCGACCGAAGACAAGAACTTCCGCCTCCCCACCACCGTTCGCCCCCAGCGCTATGCGGCCACGCTGACCCTGGACCCGGGAGCGAAGTCCTTCACCGGACAGCAGACGGTGGACGTGGAGCTCTCCGCGCCCACGCGCGAAATCATCCTCCACGCCATCGCGCTGCAGGTCGGCGAGGTGATCTTCCGCTCCGGGGCCACGCAGCTCAAGCCGTCCTCCATCCGTCCGGTGGAGGCCAGCGAGACGGTGGTGCTCGGCTTCGATGCGCCCCTGCCCCAGGGCCGCGCCACGCTGGAAGTCGCCTGGAAGGGCCCCTTCACGGACGGCCTGCGCGGCATGTACCTGGCGGGCAAGGTGGTGGCCACGCAGTTCGAGGCCGCCGACGCGCGCCGCGTGTTCCCCTGCTTCGACGAGCCCGCCTTCAAGGCGAAGTGGGCCCTGAGCGTGCGCGTGCCCCAGGGGCTCGCGGTGCTGGGCAACGGCCCGGTGGTGAAGGAGGAGCAGGACGGCGCCTGGAACAAGGTGACGTTCCAGGAGACGGAGGTGCTCAGCAGCTACCTGGTCGCGCTGGTGGTGGGCCCGCTGGTGGGCACGCCCGCGCAGCTCGTGGGCGGCGTGCCGGTGCGCACCTGGTCGCTCCAGGAGAAGGGGCACCTGACGCGCTTTGGCCAGGACGTCGCGCTGGCCGTGCTCCCCAGGCTCCAGGACTACTTCGGCCTGCCGTATGCCTTCACCAAGGTGGACCAGGTGGGCATCCCGGACTTCGAGGCGGGCGCCATGGAGAACGCCGGCCTCATCACGTACCGCGAGGTGGCGCTGCTGTTGGACCCGGCCACCGCGCCCCTGTCCGTGCAGAAGCGCGTGGCGGAGGTGGTGACGCACGAGCTGGCGCACCAGTGGTTCGGCAACTGGGTCACCATGGTGTGGTGGGACGACCTCTGGCTCAACGAGGCCTTCGCCACGTGGATGGCCTTCAAGATTGTCGACCAGTGGCGCCCCGAGTGGCGCATGTGGCTGGACTTCGACGCGCACCGCGCCAGCGCGCTGTACCTGGACGCGCTCAAGTCCACGCACCCCATCCACGGGGAGGTGCGCAACGCGAGCGAGGCGGGCGAGAGCTTCGACGCGATTACGTACGAGAAGGGCGGCGCGGTGCTGCGGATGATTGAAGGCTTCCTCGGCGAGGCCCCCTTCCGTGAAGGCATCCGCCTCTACATGCGCAAGCACGCGCGCGCCAACGCGGTGAAGGAGGACTTGTGGAACGCGCTGGGTGAAGCCGCCCGGCAGCCCGTGGAGGAGCTGGCCACGGCGTGGGTGGGCCAGAGCGGCTTCCCCCTGGTGACGGCGAGCGTGAACGGGCACGAGGTGACGCTGTCGCAGCAGCGCTTCTATTCGGAGCCCGGCGTGGAGAGCGCGGAGAAGTGGCCGGTGCCCATGGTGCTGCGCTACCAGGACGGCTCCGGCGTGCGCGAGCAGCGCGTGCTCCTGCGCGACAAGCAGGCGAAGGTGACGCTGGAGGGCTCCGGCGCGGTGAAGTGGCTGTGCGCCAACGCGGGCTCCACGGGCTTCTACCGCGTGAACTACGACAAGGCGACGCTGGCGGGGCTGGCCGCGAACCTGGGCGCGCTGGAGCCCGCGGAGCGCATCTCGCTGCTGGCGGACCAGTGGGCGCTGGTGCGCTCGGGGCGCGCGTCGGTGGCGGACCTGTTGGACCTGGCGGCCCGCTTCGGCGACGAAGAGGACGACTCCGTCCTGGACGAGCTGGTGGGACGGTTGGCCTACGTCGAGGGCCGGCTGGTGGACGGCGAAGACCAGGCGCGCCTGCGCGCATGGGTGGAGCGGCTCCTGGGCCCGAGCCTGAAGAAGCTGGGCTGGCAGGCGACGTCCAGTGAGTCGGACGCGGTGAAGCTGCGGCGCGCGGCGCTGGTGCGCGCGGTGGGTGGCCTTGCGCGCAGCCCGGACGCGCTCGCGGAGGCCCGTCCGCGCGTGGCGCGCATGCTCAAGGGAGAGCGGGACGCGCTGGAGCCCAACCTGCTCGATGCCTCGGTGGCGATGGTGGCGCGCGCCGGCGACGCGGCCCTGTTCGACACGTTCCTCCAGAAGGTGCCCGGAGAGCCGGACCCGGCCACGCAGCGCCGCTACCTGATGGCGCTCACCGCGTTCGAGGAGCCCTCGCTGACCACTCGCGCGCAGGACCTGCTCTTCAGCGAGACGGTGAAGACGCAGGACGTGGCCGGCTTCGTGTCGGGCCTCCTGGCCAACCGCACCGGGCACGATGCGTGGTGGGCGCGGATGCGCAAGCAGTGGAAGGACGTCATCGCCCGCACGGGCGGCGCGCCCATGCTGCTGCGGCGAATCGTGGAGGCGCTGGGCATGCTGCGCACGCGCGCGGACCTGGAGGCGGTGAAGGTGCTGCTGAAGGACCACCCGGTCAGCGAGGCGCAGCAGGCCACCGCGCAGACGCTGGAGCGGCTGGCGCAGGACGTGGAGCTGCTCGAGCGCTGCGGGCCCGAGGTCTCCGCGTGGCTCGAGCGTCAGGCCTGA